The following coding sequences lie in one Kribbella sp. NBC_00709 genomic window:
- a CDS encoding lysophospholipid acyltransferase family protein, with protein sequence MLYLFLRRFLVAPLVKLLFRPKVTGVEHVPTTGPALLVSNHLAFCDSIFLPVSVPRQIVFPAKSEYFTAPGLKGKLVATFFRSVGQIPIDRSGGRASLAALNTGLGILEKGGLFGIYPEGTRSPDGRLYKGKTGVARMAIVAGVPVIPVAMIDTEKLQPPGKVRPNFFYREKGKLLPRLVRPGVAFGEPLDFSRYEGMERDRFVLRSVTDEIMYALMGLSGQEYVDMYADKAKELIKAGESVDEHLRLGDTKAS encoded by the coding sequence ATGCTGTACCTGTTCCTGAGACGGTTCCTGGTCGCGCCACTGGTCAAGCTGCTCTTCCGGCCGAAGGTGACCGGCGTCGAGCACGTGCCGACCACCGGTCCGGCGCTGCTGGTCAGTAACCACCTGGCGTTCTGCGACTCGATCTTCCTGCCGGTCTCGGTGCCGCGGCAGATCGTGTTCCCGGCGAAGTCGGAGTACTTCACCGCTCCCGGCCTGAAGGGGAAGCTGGTCGCCACCTTCTTCCGCTCGGTGGGCCAGATCCCGATCGACCGGTCCGGCGGGCGCGCCTCGCTGGCCGCGCTGAACACCGGGCTGGGCATCCTCGAGAAGGGCGGCCTGTTCGGGATCTACCCGGAGGGCACCCGCTCGCCCGACGGCCGGCTGTACAAGGGCAAGACCGGCGTCGCCCGGATGGCGATCGTGGCCGGCGTCCCGGTGATCCCGGTCGCGATGATCGACACCGAGAAGCTGCAGCCGCCGGGCAAGGTCCGGCCGAACTTCTTCTACCGCGAGAAGGGCAAGCTGCTGCCGCGCCTGGTCCGCCCGGGCGTCGCATTCGGCGAGCCGCTGGACTTCTCCCGCTACGAGGGTATGGAGCGGGACCGGTTCGTGCTGCGTTCGGTCACCGACGAGATCATGTACGCGCTGATGGGGCTGTCCGGCCAGGAGTACGTCGACATGTACGCCGACAAGGCCAAGGAGCTGATCAAGGCCGGCGAATCGGTCGACGAGCACCTGCGGCTGGGCGACACCAAGGCGAGCTGA
- a CDS encoding DUF2237 family protein: protein MDSDLNVLGEPLEECGTDPVTGFYRDGCCTSGPEDLGSHTVCAVMTAEFLAHQASVGNDLVTPRPEYNFPGLEPGDRWCVVATRWLQAYHAGAPAPVVLASTHARTLDTIPLTALRDHAVDVPPDPGSLT from the coding sequence ATGGACAGCGACCTGAACGTGCTCGGCGAGCCGCTGGAGGAGTGCGGGACCGACCCGGTCACGGGCTTCTACCGCGACGGCTGCTGCACGAGCGGCCCCGAGGACCTCGGCAGCCACACCGTCTGCGCGGTCATGACCGCGGAGTTCCTCGCCCACCAGGCCTCGGTCGGCAACGACTTGGTCACCCCCCGCCCCGAGTACAACTTCCCCGGCCTCGAGCCAGGCGACCGCTGGTGCGTAGTGGCCACCCGCTGGCTCCAGGCGTACCACGCCGGCGCCCCGGCCCCCGTAGTACTGGCCTCCACCCACGCCCGCACCCTGGACACCATCCCCCTCACCGCCCTCCGCGACCACGCCGTCGACGTACCCCCAGACCCAGGCTCGCTCACCTGA